Within Stella humosa, the genomic segment GGCGGACATAGGGGCCGGAGAAGAAGCGGGCATGGCCGGCCGAATCCGCGGGCGGGCTGACGCCGTCGGCTTCCCCGTGCAGGACGACGGTCGGCACCGATATCGCGGGCTGGATCGCCAGCCGCGCCTCGATCTCGTCCAGCGCCGGGTCGCCCGGTGCTGCGCCGTAGCGGTGGCGATAGGACTGCACCGACACCGCGACAAAATCCGGATTGTCGAACGAGACCGCCGTCCGCTCGAAGGTGGCATCGTCGAAGGCCCAGTTGGGCGACCAGAGCCGCCATAGCAGGCGGCAGATATCGCGCCGGTTCGCCTCCAGCCCGGCCTGTCCGCGCTCGGTGTGGAGATACCACTGGTACCAGTAGCGCGCCTCCTGGGCGGCCGGTGCGGGCCGGTTGGCCCGCGCGATGTTCTGGATGTTGTAGCCGCCGATCGAGACCAGCCCGGCCACCCGCTCGGGCCAGAGCGCCGCCGTGACGCAGCAGGCCCGGCCGCCCCAGTCATAGCCGGCCAGGTGCGCGCGCGGGATCGCCAGCGCATCCATCAGCGCCAGCAGGTCGGCCCCCAGGGCTGCCTGTTGGCCCGAGCGCGGGGTCGCCGGGTCCAGGAAGCGCGTCGGTCCGTAGCCGCGCAGCCAGGGCACGATCAC encodes:
- a CDS encoding alpha/beta fold hydrolase — encoded protein: MKTIRTPVLEIAYEEHGPADGRPVFLMHGFPDDIRCWDGVVGSLAAQGWRVIVPWLRGYGPTRFLDPATPRSGQQAALGADLLALMDALAIPRAHLAGYDWGGRACCVTAALWPERVAGLVSIGGYNIQNIARANRPAPAAQEARYWYQWYLHTERGQAGLEANRRDICRLLWRLWSPNWAFDDATFERTAVSFDNPDFVAVSVQSYRHRYGAAPGDPALDEIEARLAIQPAISVPTVVLHGEADGVSPPADSAGHARFFSGPYVRRVIPVAGHFLPQEAPGAVLAALAELPSS